A genomic segment from Polyangium mundeleinium encodes:
- a CDS encoding oxidoreductase, with protein sequence MPTRKKKPKLAVFKFASCDGCQLSLLDCEDELLVLADAVRIASFAEASSRVLRGPYDISLVEGSITTPHDAERIREVRAQSRVLVTIGACATAGGVQALRNFRDVKEFARIVYARPEYIDTLATSTPIANHVKVDYELRGCPIDKRQLLAVLSALLSDRKPSIASHSVCVQCKLRGNVCVMVAHGTPCLGPVTHAGCGALCPTYHRGCYGCFGPAETTNTGGLEWALVAAGASHEDIARTYATFNAAAPPFRRAQEEQLVQIRPKEGRRG encoded by the coding sequence GTGCCTACACGGAAGAAGAAACCCAAGCTTGCCGTCTTCAAGTTCGCCTCCTGCGATGGCTGCCAGCTCAGCCTCCTCGATTGCGAGGACGAGCTGCTCGTCCTGGCCGACGCCGTTCGGATCGCGAGCTTCGCCGAGGCGTCGAGCAGGGTCCTTCGGGGCCCGTACGACATCAGCCTGGTCGAGGGCTCGATCACCACACCGCACGACGCCGAGCGGATTCGCGAGGTCCGCGCCCAGTCGCGCGTCCTCGTCACCATCGGCGCGTGCGCCACGGCGGGCGGCGTCCAGGCGCTCCGCAACTTCCGTGACGTGAAGGAATTCGCGCGCATCGTCTATGCGCGACCGGAGTACATCGACACGCTCGCGACCTCGACGCCCATCGCAAACCACGTGAAGGTCGATTACGAGCTCCGCGGTTGCCCCATCGACAAGCGCCAGCTCCTCGCGGTGCTCTCGGCGCTGCTCTCCGACCGAAAGCCGTCGATCGCGAGCCACTCGGTGTGCGTGCAATGCAAGCTGCGCGGGAACGTCTGTGTCATGGTCGCGCACGGGACGCCCTGCCTCGGCCCGGTCACGCACGCGGGCTGTGGCGCCCTCTGCCCGACGTACCATCGCGGTTGTTATGGCTGCTTCGGCCCGGCCGAGACGACCAATACGGGCGGGCTCGAATGGGCGCTCGTCGCCGCAGGCGCGAGCCACGAGGACATCGCGCGCACCTACGCCACGTTCAACGCGGCCGCGCCGCCGTTCCGGAGGGCGCAGGAAGAGCAGCTCGTGCAGATCCGGCCGAAGGAGGGGCGCCGTGGCTAG
- a CDS encoding Ni/Fe hydrogenase subunit alpha: MARTIKVNYLARVEGEGALTIRFKGDKPSAVELRIFEPPRFFEAFLRGRAYLEVPDIVARICGICPVAYQMSACHAIEDALGIRTDGTLRALRRLLYCGEWIESHGLHVFMLHAPDFLGYEDAIAMAKDHREWVTRGLGIKKAGNAIVAALGGREIHPINVKVGGFYRVPTRTELSVLLPALETALGDAEMCLDWAAQFEFPAFERDYEYVALRHADEYPFCEGRIVSNKGLDIDLHAYEEHFAELQVPHSTALHSVVRGRSDYQCGPLARFNLNFDRLGERARDAAERVEFVPPCRNVYKSLLARMVEIIQAFDEAIRIIHGYAPPDAPAIAVTPRMATGHGCTEAPRGMLWHKYTLDETGLVEDARIVPPTSQNQKCIEQDLWQLAPTLAAMPHAAATRRAEQAVRNFDPCISCSTHFLRLAIERED, translated from the coding sequence GTGGCTAGGACGATCAAGGTCAATTACCTCGCGCGCGTCGAGGGCGAGGGGGCGCTCACCATCCGGTTCAAGGGAGACAAACCCTCGGCGGTCGAGCTGCGTATCTTCGAGCCGCCTCGCTTCTTCGAGGCGTTCCTGCGCGGCAGGGCGTACCTGGAAGTGCCGGATATCGTCGCGCGCATCTGCGGCATCTGTCCCGTCGCTTACCAGATGAGCGCCTGCCACGCGATCGAGGACGCGCTCGGCATACGGACGGACGGCACGCTCCGCGCGCTTCGGCGTCTGCTTTACTGCGGTGAGTGGATCGAGAGCCACGGGCTGCACGTGTTCATGCTGCACGCGCCCGATTTCCTGGGCTACGAGGACGCGATCGCGATGGCGAAGGACCACCGCGAATGGGTCACGCGCGGCCTCGGCATCAAGAAGGCTGGGAATGCGATCGTGGCCGCCCTCGGCGGACGGGAGATCCATCCGATCAACGTCAAGGTCGGCGGGTTCTACCGCGTGCCGACACGGACTGAGCTATCGGTGCTCTTGCCCGCGCTGGAAACTGCGCTCGGTGATGCGGAGATGTGCCTCGACTGGGCGGCGCAGTTCGAGTTCCCGGCGTTCGAGCGTGATTACGAGTACGTCGCGCTGCGCCATGCGGACGAGTACCCATTCTGCGAGGGTCGTATCGTCTCGAACAAGGGCCTCGACATCGACCTGCACGCGTACGAGGAGCACTTCGCCGAGCTGCAAGTGCCTCACTCGACCGCGCTGCACTCGGTCGTTCGCGGCCGAAGCGACTATCAGTGCGGGCCCCTCGCTCGGTTCAACCTGAACTTCGATCGGCTCGGCGAACGGGCCCGTGACGCCGCAGAGCGCGTGGAGTTCGTCCCGCCCTGCCGTAACGTATACAAGAGCCTGCTCGCGCGCATGGTCGAAATCATCCAAGCGTTCGACGAGGCGATCCGAATCATCCACGGGTACGCGCCGCCCGACGCGCCTGCGATCGCGGTGACCCCGCGCATGGCCACAGGGCATGGCTGCACGGAGGCGCCGCGCGGCATGCTCTGGCACAAATACACGCTGGACGAGACTGGGCTCGTCGAGGACGCCCGCATCGTCCCGCCCACCTCCCAGAACCAGAAATGCATCGAGCAGGATCTCTGGCAGCTCGCCCCGACGCTCGCCGCGATGCCCCACGCGGCGGCCACGCGGCGTGCCGAGCAGGCCGTGCGCAACTTCGATCCCTGCATCTCCTGCTCGACCCACTTTTTGCGCCTCGCAATCGAGCGGGAGGATTGA
- a CDS encoding hydrogenase maturation protease — protein MIAIGQRAAGDDGVGPAVLDALRAQGAGEGVDLCEVDEPSALLPLLEGAHRVILVDAALGGGGGAGTVHVLAEETLDARDIAPISTHGLTVGQVLGLARALAPDKVCRDISIVAISVERPACLAYGLSPEALAAVPRATEAVRNLVAGAS, from the coding sequence GTGATTGCCATAGGCCAGCGTGCGGCGGGCGATGACGGTGTGGGGCCGGCCGTGCTCGACGCATTGCGGGCGCAGGGCGCAGGCGAGGGGGTCGACCTCTGCGAGGTGGACGAGCCTTCCGCGCTCCTGCCCCTTCTGGAGGGCGCGCACCGCGTGATCCTCGTGGACGCGGCCCTCGGTGGTGGCGGCGGCGCTGGCACGGTGCACGTGCTCGCGGAGGAGACGCTCGACGCGCGCGATATCGCACCCATTTCGACACACGGGCTGACCGTGGGGCAGGTCCTCGGGCTCGCCCGCGCGCTCGCTCCAGACAAGGTCTGTCGCGACATCTCGATCGTCGCGATCTCCGTCGAGCGTCCGGCTTGCCTTGCGTATGGCCTGTCGCCCGAGGCGCTCGCCGCCGTCCCGCGCGCGACCGAGGCCGTGCGAAACCTCGTCGCGGGAGCGAGCTGA
- a CDS encoding hydrogenase maturation nickel metallochaperone HypA/HybF, translating into MHESSLGKEVLRLALARANDEGAAHVRAVRGWVAETEQLDPQAIAFHFAAYACGTKAEGARLDLVLLRVEAECHACRKTYRPEQHLLLCPRCGSTEATLLGPTGLGIDCMVVD; encoded by the coding sequence ATGCACGAGTCCTCGCTGGGCAAAGAGGTTCTTCGTTTGGCGCTCGCGCGAGCGAACGACGAGGGTGCGGCACACGTACGTGCGGTGCGAGGCTGGGTTGCCGAAACGGAGCAGCTCGACCCGCAGGCGATTGCGTTTCATTTCGCCGCGTACGCCTGCGGAACCAAGGCCGAGGGGGCGCGGCTCGATCTCGTGCTCCTCCGGGTCGAGGCCGAGTGCCACGCCTGCCGGAAGACCTACCGGCCCGAGCAGCACCTGCTCCTTTGCCCTCGATGTGGCTCCACCGAGGCCACGCTCCTCGGGCCAACAGGTCTCGGTATCGATTGCATGGTGGTTGATTAG
- the hypF gene encoding carbamoyltransferase HypF yields the protein MARVSLHVEGIVQGVGFRPFVYCKAMALGLSGWVKNECSAVEIEAEGFPEEIEAFVRALEFDLPKPGAVTRIERRELPARTGAAPPSGFSILPSEEGARPAPLVPADLATCADCMAETLAPEGRRRGYPFTTCARCGPRYTIIESLPYDRHRTSMRTFALCDDCRHEYEDPSNRRFHAETIACPRCGPRLSLLSPAGKEIAEAELALRAAASALRAGRVVALRGVGGFQLLVDATDSDAVRVLRRRKRRDEKPFAVLFEDAHAAAAAAVLSAEEMRALVGPEAPIVLARRRVPSIVAPEVAPRSPLVGAMLPASPLHRLMAEAAGRPLVCTSGNLSGEPLAVDVPEALTRLAGIADLFLVHDRPIVRAIDDSVVRAGPDGISVIRRARGFAPSSIGRWAADAPVLGVGAHLKSTITFAAGGELLTSQHLGDLDGPAAVDLLERTIRDMTRFFDLRPSVIACDLHPDYASSLLAERLAREWGAELVRVQHHHAHVVSVVAEHGLDEGEVLGLAWDGVGLGADGSAWGGEALVAGVSGFRRVAHLLPFHLPGGDRAAREPRRSALGLLYATLGPDTLAAARGLWDEPAVSCLLAAMARGFAAPLSTSVGRLFDAVAALLGLGNTCSFEGQAAMELEWCAATHPDPHPEPYPLPLSDGAPSVADTGPLVRAVLTDRAAGRPLAEIAARFHAGLVDLGARVAERVNLPRVVLAGGCFQNDLLTRALTSRLRADGFDVRLPARVPTNDGGISVGQAAIAARSHECRNGGR from the coding sequence ATGGCGCGCGTGTCCTTGCACGTGGAGGGGATCGTTCAGGGCGTGGGCTTCCGGCCGTTCGTCTATTGTAAGGCCATGGCGCTCGGTTTGTCGGGCTGGGTCAAGAATGAATGTAGCGCCGTGGAAATCGAGGCCGAGGGGTTTCCCGAGGAGATCGAGGCGTTCGTCCGCGCGCTCGAGTTCGACTTGCCCAAGCCGGGCGCCGTCACGCGAATCGAACGCCGCGAGCTCCCCGCGCGCACAGGCGCGGCGCCACCTTCCGGGTTCTCGATCCTGCCGAGCGAGGAGGGCGCGCGGCCCGCGCCGCTGGTGCCCGCGGATCTCGCGACCTGCGCCGATTGCATGGCCGAAACCCTCGCCCCGGAGGGCCGGCGCCGCGGCTATCCCTTCACCACATGCGCCCGCTGCGGACCGCGCTACACGATCATCGAATCGCTGCCGTACGATCGCCACCGCACTTCCATGCGGACCTTCGCGCTTTGCGACGACTGCCGGCACGAATACGAGGACCCGAGCAACCGTCGCTTCCACGCCGAGACGATCGCCTGCCCGCGCTGTGGTCCCCGCCTTTCCCTGCTGTCGCCTGCGGGTAAGGAGATCGCCGAGGCGGAGCTTGCGCTCCGAGCCGCCGCGTCGGCGCTGCGCGCAGGTCGCGTCGTCGCGCTGCGGGGCGTGGGGGGATTCCAGCTCCTGGTGGACGCGACCGACAGTGATGCGGTGAGGGTGCTCCGCCGCCGGAAGCGGCGCGATGAGAAGCCCTTCGCGGTGCTCTTCGAGGACGCGCACGCTGCAGCCGCAGCGGCCGTGCTCTCTGCCGAGGAGATGCGCGCGCTCGTGGGCCCGGAGGCGCCCATCGTGCTCGCGCGCCGCCGAGTGCCCTCCATCGTCGCCCCCGAGGTGGCGCCGCGGAGTCCGCTCGTGGGCGCGATGCTGCCGGCCTCACCGCTGCACCGATTGATGGCCGAGGCCGCCGGCCGCCCGCTCGTTTGCACGAGCGGCAATCTCTCGGGGGAGCCGCTCGCCGTGGACGTGCCGGAGGCCCTCACACGTCTCGCGGGCATCGCCGATCTGTTTCTCGTTCATGACCGCCCCATTGTGCGGGCCATCGACGACTCCGTGGTGCGTGCGGGCCCGGACGGCATTTCCGTGATCAGGCGCGCCCGAGGGTTTGCGCCCAGCTCCATTGGACGATGGGCCGCCGATGCACCCGTTCTCGGCGTCGGCGCGCACCTGAAGAGCACGATCACCTTCGCCGCGGGCGGCGAGCTTTTGACGAGCCAGCATCTCGGCGATCTGGATGGGCCCGCCGCCGTGGATCTGCTCGAGCGCACGATAAGGGACATGACTCGCTTCTTCGACCTGCGCCCCTCCGTCATTGCATGCGACCTGCACCCGGACTACGCGTCGAGCCTCCTCGCCGAGCGACTTGCACGCGAATGGGGCGCAGAGCTCGTGCGCGTGCAGCACCACCACGCCCACGTAGTGTCCGTGGTGGCCGAGCACGGCCTGGATGAAGGCGAGGTGCTCGGCCTCGCGTGGGATGGTGTGGGGCTCGGGGCAGACGGCAGCGCGTGGGGCGGCGAGGCGCTTGTCGCGGGCGTTTCCGGCTTCCGCCGCGTCGCGCACCTTTTGCCATTCCACCTACCGGGCGGCGATCGCGCTGCCCGCGAGCCACGTCGGAGCGCGCTCGGCCTGCTTTACGCGACGCTCGGCCCGGATACCCTCGCGGCGGCGCGCGGGCTATGGGACGAGCCTGCCGTGTCCTGTCTGCTCGCAGCGATGGCCCGCGGGTTTGCGGCACCGCTCTCGACCAGCGTGGGGCGGCTCTTCGACGCGGTTGCGGCGCTTCTCGGCCTGGGGAACACATGCTCGTTCGAGGGGCAGGCGGCCATGGAGCTCGAATGGTGCGCCGCGACGCACCCCGATCCGCACCCGGAGCCTTACCCACTGCCACTTTCGGATGGGGCCCCCTCGGTTGCCGACACGGGGCCACTCGTGCGGGCCGTATTGACGGATCGGGCCGCCGGTCGGCCGCTCGCCGAGATTGCGGCTCGATTCCACGCGGGCCTGGTCGATCTCGGCGCTCGTGTTGCGGAGCGAGTGAATCTGCCTCGCGTGGTGCTCGCGGGCGGCTGCTTCCAGAATGATCTGCTCACTCGTGCGCTTACCTCGCGGCTGCGCGCGGACGGGTTCGACGTGCGCCTGCCGGCACGCGTCCCGACGAACGACGGCGGGATCTCCGTAGGCCAGGCGGCGATTGCCGCGAGGAGCCACGAATGTAGAAATGGAGGACGGTGA
- a CDS encoding HypC/HybG/HupF family hydrogenase formation chaperone has translation MCLGVPGRILDVREGDLRYGHVAFGGVVRDVCLEYVPEAGEGDWVIVHVGFAISRIDEAEAARVFSYLEEIGDLGELGRRPDGRTA, from the coding sequence ATGTGTTTGGGGGTGCCGGGGAGAATCCTGGATGTGCGGGAGGGCGATCTCCGGTATGGGCACGTCGCATTCGGCGGCGTCGTGCGGGATGTATGCCTAGAATACGTACCCGAGGCGGGCGAGGGAGACTGGGTGATCGTGCACGTGGGATTTGCGATCTCCCGCATCGATGAGGCCGAGGCGGCTCGCGTCTTCTCCTATCTGGAGGAGATCGGGGACCTCGGCGAGCTCGGGCGCAGGCCGGATGGGAGGACCGCATGA
- the hypD gene encoding hydrogenase formation protein HypD, translating to MRYVDEYRDADVCRRYAAAITARATRAWRIMEVCGGQTHSIVRFGIDALLPPGLELLHGPGCPVCVTPLEMIDRALAIAAKPGVIFCSFGDMLRVPGTRSDLFCAKSEGADVRIVYSPLDALEIARQNQGREVVFFGVGFETTAPANAMAVREARRRGICNFSMLVSHVLVPPALSAILSSPRCRVDAFLAAGHVCTVMGMDEYRPIAARHRTPIVVTGFEPADLLQGIHMCVVQLEEGRAEVENQYARSARPEGNREAMRVVAEVFRVVPRKWRGIGDIPESGLGLRPEYAQHDAEALFNVGTISTEEPSVCISGLVLQGIEKPSACPAFGTRCTPETPLGATMVSSEGACAAYYRYRRTGS from the coding sequence ATGAGGTACGTGGATGAGTACCGCGACGCCGATGTCTGCCGCCGCTACGCAGCCGCCATCACCGCGAGGGCCACGCGCGCGTGGCGGATCATGGAGGTCTGCGGCGGCCAGACGCACTCCATCGTACGCTTCGGCATCGACGCGCTGCTCCCGCCGGGGCTCGAGCTCTTGCACGGTCCCGGCTGTCCCGTATGCGTGACGCCGCTGGAGATGATCGACCGCGCCCTCGCCATTGCGGCCAAGCCCGGAGTGATCTTCTGTTCGTTCGGCGACATGCTGCGCGTGCCGGGGACGCGCTCGGACCTCTTCTGTGCGAAGAGCGAGGGAGCCGACGTGCGCATCGTCTATTCGCCGCTCGATGCGCTGGAGATTGCCCGCCAGAACCAGGGCAGGGAGGTCGTGTTTTTCGGGGTAGGCTTCGAAACCACGGCTCCAGCGAATGCCATGGCCGTACGCGAGGCGCGGCGGCGCGGCATATGCAACTTCTCGATGCTCGTCTCCCACGTGCTCGTGCCCCCGGCGCTCTCCGCGATCCTCTCCTCGCCGCGTTGTCGGGTCGACGCCTTCCTCGCAGCGGGCCACGTGTGCACGGTGATGGGCATGGACGAGTACCGGCCCATCGCTGCACGCCATCGCACGCCCATCGTGGTCACGGGCTTCGAGCCGGCGGACCTTCTGCAGGGCATCCACATGTGCGTCGTGCAGCTCGAGGAGGGGCGGGCGGAGGTCGAGAACCAGTATGCGCGATCGGCGCGCCCCGAGGGCAACCGCGAGGCCATGCGCGTCGTCGCGGAGGTGTTCAGGGTCGTGCCGCGGAAATGGCGTGGAATCGGCGATATCCCGGAGAGTGGGCTCGGGCTCCGCCCCGAGTACGCGCAGCATGACGCGGAGGCGCTTTTCAACGTGGGAACGATCTCGACCGAGGAGCCGTCGGTGTGCATCAGCGGCCTGGTGCTGCAAGGGATCGAGAAACCCTCGGCCTGCCCGGCATTCGGCACACGCTGCACGCCTGAGACGCCGCTCGGAGCGACGATGGTGTCCTCCGAGGGCGCCTGCGCGGCCTATTATCGTTACCGGAGGACTGGGTCGTGA
- the hypE gene encoding hydrogenase expression/formation protein HypE has protein sequence MTTRDFELACPAPLRHRTVQLAHGGGGRLSRELVEQIFMPAFGGAALSARHDSAVVEAPKGRIAMTTDGYVVRPLFFPGGDIGKLAVCGTINDLAMTGAAPRWLAVAFVLEEGLPMADLIRVVASMRDAARASGMEIVTGDTKVVDRGKGDGIFVTTTGVGVVPEGITIEPRAVRPGDEVLVSGDLGRHGIAVLSMREGLTITGALESDCAPLDGLVAALLSAGVVPHCLRDPTRGGLASALNEIALDAGVDIEIDEHAVPVNETVAGACELFGLDPLYVACEGRLVAFVPEEHAVAAIDVMRAHPAAPEPVRIGRVLDNAAPGRAGRVTLRSRLGTNRLLDIPAGEQLPRIC, from the coding sequence GTGACCACGCGCGATTTCGAGCTCGCATGCCCGGCGCCGCTCCGGCACCGGACGGTGCAGCTCGCGCACGGCGGCGGCGGGCGTCTTTCACGCGAGCTCGTCGAGCAGATTTTCATGCCCGCGTTCGGGGGCGCCGCGCTCTCTGCGCGGCACGACAGCGCGGTCGTGGAGGCTCCCAAGGGCCGCATCGCGATGACCACCGATGGCTACGTGGTGCGGCCGCTGTTCTTCCCGGGCGGAGACATCGGCAAGCTCGCCGTTTGCGGCACGATCAACGATCTCGCCATGACCGGTGCTGCGCCCCGCTGGCTCGCCGTCGCCTTCGTGCTGGAGGAGGGCCTTCCCATGGCCGACCTCATCCGTGTGGTCGCCTCGATGCGCGACGCCGCCCGCGCGTCGGGGATGGAGATCGTCACGGGTGACACGAAAGTCGTGGATCGCGGCAAGGGAGACGGGATATTTGTCACGACGACGGGTGTGGGTGTCGTGCCGGAGGGGATCACGATCGAGCCTCGCGCGGTTCGGCCGGGCGACGAGGTTCTCGTGAGCGGCGACCTCGGGCGCCATGGAATCGCGGTGCTCTCGATGCGCGAGGGGCTCACGATCACGGGTGCGCTCGAGAGCGATTGCGCGCCGCTTGACGGGCTCGTCGCCGCGCTGCTCTCGGCGGGGGTCGTGCCGCATTGCCTTCGCGATCCGACGCGCGGCGGGCTCGCGTCGGCGCTCAATGAGATTGCCCTGGACGCGGGCGTCGACATCGAAATCGACGAGCACGCGGTTCCCGTGAACGAGACGGTGGCGGGCGCGTGCGAGCTCTTCGGACTTGATCCGCTCTACGTCGCGTGCGAGGGCCGGCTCGTCGCGTTCGTGCCGGAGGAGCACGCGGTGGCGGCTATCGACGTCATGCGCGCCCATCCGGCGGCCCCAGAGCCAGTGCGGATCGGGAGAGTCCTTGACAACGCGGCGCCTGGTCGGGCCGGCCGGGTCACGCTCCGAAGCCGTCTCGGCACGAACCGGTTGCTCGACATCCCTGCGGGCGAGCAGCTCCCGAGGATTTGCTGA
- a CDS encoding bifunctional acetyl-CoA hydrolase/transferase family protein/GNAT family N-acetyltransferase: MDPTSWQQRFSHKITTPEGAARAIPRGRRILIGSGAAEPARLVEAMVEHGHHLEGNDIVHLLTLGPAPYVKAGLECRFRHTAFFIGPNVRDAVAEGRADFMPVFLSDIPELIRSRRVRIDVALIQVSPPDAHGYVSLGVSVDIVRAAIDAADLILAEVNPRMPRTHGDSFLNVDRIQHLVPVDAPLPTRAPEPLDEVDRAIGRHIASLVPNGATLQTGIGRIPDAALAALEEHHDLGVHTEMFSDGVMRLVLRDVINGRKKTLLPGKLVTSFVMGSQTLYDWVHDNPAVEMRPSGFTNDPFIIAQNDMMIAINAALAVDLTGQVAADTLMGRFFSGIGGQVDFIRGSARSRGGKPIIALRSTAKEGQVSRIVPGLEQGAGVVTSRGDVHYVVTEHGVADLWGKNIRQRALALIDIAHPDHRADLLAAAKQRRYVFGDQACARSAYPWEEVRREMLPGGQEVLVRPLRISDEDALKDLFYRLSDESTYQRFMKFKRSHPHEELLQLVCLDYEQNMGLVVIHSDNGCEEIIGLARYDVASATRRADIAFVVRDEWQGRGIGTLLMRRMAEVARARGVMGFFADVLVSNKPMMAIIYKSGLPVKANLRDGAYHVEIDFP; this comes from the coding sequence GTGGATCCTACATCCTGGCAACAGCGCTTCTCCCACAAGATCACGACTCCCGAAGGCGCAGCGCGCGCCATCCCGCGCGGTCGCCGCATCCTCATCGGCTCGGGTGCGGCCGAACCTGCGCGGCTCGTCGAGGCCATGGTCGAGCATGGCCATCACCTCGAAGGCAATGATATCGTCCACCTGCTCACCCTGGGCCCCGCCCCCTACGTCAAAGCTGGGCTCGAATGCCGTTTCCGTCACACGGCGTTCTTCATCGGGCCGAACGTGCGCGACGCGGTGGCCGAGGGGCGTGCCGACTTCATGCCGGTCTTCCTCTCGGATATCCCCGAGCTCATCCGCTCGCGACGCGTACGCATCGACGTCGCGCTCATCCAGGTGTCGCCGCCCGACGCGCACGGCTACGTGAGCCTCGGCGTTTCCGTGGACATCGTGCGGGCTGCAATCGACGCCGCCGATCTCATTCTAGCCGAGGTCAATCCACGCATGCCCCGCACGCATGGCGATTCGTTCTTGAACGTCGATCGCATCCAGCACCTCGTGCCCGTCGACGCGCCCCTGCCGACGCGTGCCCCCGAGCCGCTCGACGAGGTCGATCGCGCCATCGGCCGCCATATCGCCAGCCTCGTCCCGAACGGTGCCACATTGCAGACCGGCATTGGCAGGATCCCCGATGCTGCCCTCGCCGCGCTCGAGGAGCACCACGACCTCGGCGTGCATACCGAGATGTTTTCCGACGGTGTGATGCGCCTTGTGCTTCGCGACGTGATCAACGGTCGCAAAAAAACGCTCCTGCCAGGCAAGCTCGTCACGTCGTTCGTGATGGGCAGCCAGACGCTCTACGACTGGGTGCACGACAATCCCGCCGTGGAGATGCGCCCCTCGGGCTTCACGAACGACCCGTTCATCATCGCCCAGAATGACATGATGATTGCGATAAACGCGGCCCTCGCCGTCGATCTCACCGGCCAGGTGGCAGCCGACACGCTGATGGGACGCTTCTTCTCGGGCATCGGGGGCCAGGTCGACTTCATTCGAGGTTCGGCGCGCAGCCGTGGCGGCAAGCCCATCATCGCGCTGCGTTCGACGGCCAAGGAGGGCCAAGTGAGCCGCATCGTGCCCGGCCTCGAGCAGGGCGCCGGCGTCGTCACGAGCCGCGGCGACGTGCACTATGTGGTCACGGAGCACGGCGTCGCCGATCTCTGGGGCAAGAACATCCGCCAGCGCGCGCTCGCGCTCATCGATATAGCGCACCCCGATCACCGCGCTGACCTGCTCGCGGCGGCCAAGCAGCGCCGCTACGTCTTCGGCGACCAGGCCTGCGCGCGCTCGGCGTACCCGTGGGAGGAGGTGCGGCGCGAGATGCTACCAGGCGGGCAAGAGGTGCTCGTGCGCCCGCTACGCATATCCGACGAGGACGCGCTGAAGGACCTCTTCTACCGCCTCTCCGACGAGAGCACCTACCAGCGCTTCATGAAGTTCAAACGCTCTCACCCGCACGAGGAGCTGCTGCAACTCGTGTGCCTCGATTACGAGCAGAACATGGGCCTCGTGGTGATTCACAGTGACAACGGCTGCGAGGAGATCATCGGCCTCGCCCGCTACGACGTGGCCTCGGCGACGCGGAGAGCGGACATCGCTTTCGTGGTGCGCGACGAATGGCAGGGGCGCGGGATTGGCACGCTCCTCATGCGGCGCATGGCCGAGGTGGCGCGGGCGCGCGGGGTCATGGGCTTCTTCGCGGACGTGCTCGTGAGCAACAAGCCCATGATGGCGATCATCTACAAAAGCGGGCTGCCCGTGAAAGCCAATCTTCGAGATGGCGCTTATCATGTCGAGATTGACTTCCCATGA
- a CDS encoding Fpg/Nei family DNA glycosylase: MPEGDTLHRIASALGPRLVGQPVRALVLRHQSIDRLAGHLVTKVEARGKNLLVFFDEGTVLHTHLRMGGAWHLYGENERWRRSPAFATVVLAVPGVVAVCFRAPVARLVRASLLAGDATIGRLGPDLIAPAFDEAAALARLRRMAGKEIGDALMDQQVVAGIGNVYKSEILFHERLDPFAPVEAFSDEELARLLAFARRIMVANATAKPHASGPGAHHGHTRTTREGARPGEGPLAVYRRAGEPCYDCGALLEMRRQGEARRSTYSCPRCQPPRLVAVREAHA, translated from the coding sequence GTGCCCGAAGGCGACACCCTCCACCGCATTGCCAGCGCGCTCGGCCCGCGGCTCGTGGGACAGCCCGTGCGCGCGCTCGTGCTCCGGCACCAGTCGATCGATCGGCTCGCCGGCCACCTCGTCACCAAGGTCGAGGCGCGGGGCAAGAACCTGCTCGTGTTTTTCGACGAGGGCACCGTCCTCCACACCCACCTCCGCATGGGCGGCGCCTGGCACCTTTATGGCGAGAACGAGCGCTGGCGCCGGTCTCCGGCCTTCGCCACCGTCGTGCTCGCCGTGCCCGGCGTCGTCGCCGTCTGCTTCCGCGCGCCCGTCGCGCGCCTCGTCCGCGCAAGCTTGCTCGCCGGGGATGCCACGATCGGCAGGCTCGGGCCGGACCTCATCGCCCCCGCGTTCGACGAAGCCGCCGCGCTCGCTCGGCTCCGGCGCATGGCCGGCAAGGAGATCGGCGACGCGCTCATGGATCAGCAGGTCGTCGCCGGGATCGGCAACGTCTACAAAAGCGAGATTCTCTTCCACGAGCGGCTCGATCCGTTCGCCCCCGTCGAGGCGTTTTCCGACGAGGAGCTCGCGCGCCTGCTCGCGTTTGCCCGCCGCATCATGGTCGCCAATGCGACAGCGAAACCACACGCGAGCGGGCCCGGTGCGCATCATGGCCACACGCGGACCACCCGCGAGGGCGCGCGTCCCGGCGAAGGGCCTCTCGCCGTGTACCGCCGCGCCGGCGAACCTTGCTACGATTGCGGCGCCCTCCTCGAAATGCGCCGCCAGGGCGAGGCGCGACGCTCCACCTATTCTTGCCCTCGATGCCAACCCCCTCGGCTCGTGGCGGTCCGGGAGGCGCACGCGTGA